One Micromonospora sp. FIMYZ51 genomic window carries:
- the grrM gene encoding cyclophane-forming radical SAM/SPASM peptide maturase GrrM/OscB, with protein MSLAVPKVQPRTVVVQPTARCNLDCAYCYVPDRRDRAVMTAEVLDASADFIFGCDLPPGEIEFHWHAGEPLAAGLAFYQRAFAVLAERAPPDVRLRHVIQTNGTLLTRRWCELLAEYGVQVGLSLDGPADLHDRSRRTRSGRGTHARVMAGYRRLRDHGISPGAICVLRRGSFEFPDRIYDFFVEAGFASVGFNVEESEGVYLRSELLRAGLGEIRQSYVAFMKRIWQRWWTGGCSIEIREFHQLLGCLERLRQDAAFVREPAETVPFRILTIRRDGAVGTFSPELAATPSREYESFVLGNVLTDTPAQVARGVAFQRLHRDIAVGRSRCREECSYFPVCGAAFQSNRFTEHGTFRATETLTCRLHRQALTDVIVDELKDHFEPSGPPATSGSKLD; from the coding sequence ATGAGTCTCGCCGTGCCGAAGGTGCAGCCCCGGACCGTGGTCGTCCAGCCGACCGCCCGCTGCAATCTGGACTGCGCCTACTGCTACGTACCGGACCGCCGCGACCGGGCCGTGATGACCGCCGAGGTGCTCGACGCGAGCGCCGACTTCATCTTCGGATGTGACCTTCCGCCCGGTGAGATCGAGTTCCACTGGCACGCGGGCGAGCCGCTGGCCGCCGGTCTGGCGTTCTACCAGCGCGCGTTCGCCGTGCTCGCCGAACGCGCCCCGCCGGACGTGCGGCTCCGGCACGTCATCCAGACCAATGGCACGCTGCTCACCCGCCGCTGGTGCGAACTGCTTGCCGAGTACGGGGTCCAGGTCGGGCTCAGCCTCGACGGGCCCGCCGATCTGCACGACCGGAGCCGACGCACCCGGTCGGGCCGCGGCACGCACGCCCGGGTGATGGCGGGTTACCGCCGCTTGCGGGATCACGGGATCTCGCCGGGGGCGATCTGCGTCCTACGGCGCGGATCGTTCGAGTTCCCGGACCGGATCTACGACTTCTTCGTCGAGGCCGGCTTCGCGTCGGTCGGCTTCAACGTCGAGGAGTCCGAGGGCGTGTACCTCCGCTCGGAACTGCTCCGGGCGGGCCTCGGTGAGATCCGTCAGTCCTACGTGGCGTTCATGAAACGGATCTGGCAAAGATGGTGGACCGGTGGGTGCAGCATCGAGATCCGCGAGTTCCACCAGTTGCTGGGCTGCCTTGAGCGGCTGCGCCAGGACGCGGCCTTCGTCCGCGAGCCAGCGGAGACCGTACCCTTCCGGATCCTCACCATCCGCCGCGACGGCGCCGTCGGCACCTTCTCGCCCGAACTGGCCGCCACGCCGAGCCGGGAGTACGAGTCGTTCGTGCTGGGCAACGTCCTGACCGACACGCCCGCTCAGGTGGCGCGCGGCGTCGCGTTCCAGCGACTGCACCGCGACATCGCGGTGGGACGGAGCCGCTGCCGGGAAGAGTGCAGCTACTTTCCGGTCTGCGGCGCGGCGTTCCAGTCCAACCGGTTCACCGAACATGGCACCTTCCGGGCCACCGAGACGCTCACCTGCCGCCTGCACCGGCAGGCCCTGACCGACGTCATCGTGGACGAGCTGAAAGATCATTTCGAGCCTTCCGGTCCGCCGGCCACGTCCGGCAGTAAACTCGACTAA
- a CDS encoding ACP S-malonyltransferase yields MGVGATGQVSLRPDRRETGRSRNDALWLFAGHGVRARRGGTGLAALPALMAQARTFAEAASRVATGPYPAFDQPAMLAAAVATVAACRRQGGTPGGVLGHSFGEYPALVAAGAWSFRDAVRVAVARGQAMADAADGTGGMLAVIGLAEAAVREVCEARASDPRLLTVAAHNSPTQTVLTGERRLLSEVAGECRRRGARRTRLLPVPFAAHSPAMAGVRERVAEVVTRVRLHRPAVPYYSTVTGAPVDDPDELRRLLVRAVTEPVRFRQAVTRALADGYRRVLEVGTDSPPALLGLLAETCRVDLPALPMPRLAAVAADADAPAGRPYHPGIPRHTEPHQTRSHLE; encoded by the coding sequence ATGGGGGTAGGCGCAACCGGGCAGGTCAGCTTACGGCCGGACCGTCGCGAGACCGGGCGGAGCCGGAACGACGCGCTCTGGCTCTTCGCCGGGCACGGCGTCCGGGCGCGGCGGGGCGGAACCGGCCTCGCCGCCTTGCCGGCCCTGATGGCGCAGGCCCGGACGTTTGCGGAAGCCGCCAGCCGAGTCGCCACCGGCCCCTATCCGGCGTTCGACCAGCCCGCCATGCTGGCCGCCGCGGTCGCCACGGTCGCCGCCTGCCGGCGGCAGGGCGGCACGCCGGGCGGCGTCCTCGGCCACAGCTTCGGCGAGTACCCGGCACTCGTCGCAGCCGGGGCCTGGTCGTTCCGCGACGCGGTCCGGGTGGCCGTGGCCCGGGGGCAGGCGATGGCCGACGCCGCCGACGGCACCGGCGGGATGCTCGCCGTGATCGGGCTGGCCGAGGCGGCCGTCCGGGAGGTGTGCGAGGCCCGGGCCTCGGATCCACGACTGCTGACCGTCGCCGCCCACAACAGCCCCACCCAGACCGTGCTCACCGGCGAGCGTCGACTGCTGAGCGAGGTGGCCGGCGAGTGCCGGCGTCGCGGGGCACGACGAACCCGGTTGCTGCCGGTGCCGTTCGCCGCCCACTCCCCGGCCATGGCCGGGGTACGGGAGCGGGTGGCCGAGGTGGTGACACGAGTCCGGCTCCACCGGCCAGCGGTGCCGTACTACTCCACCGTGACCGGAGCACCGGTCGACGACCCGGACGAGCTACGCCGGCTGCTGGTTCGCGCGGTGACCGAGCCGGTGCGGTTCCGACAGGCCGTGACGAGGGCCCTCGCCGACGGCTATCGGCGGGTCCTGGAGGTGGGCACCGACTCGCCGCCAGCGTTGCTCGGCCTGCTGGCTGAGACCTGCCGGGTCGACCTGCCGGCGCTACCGATGCCCCGGTTGGCGGCGGTCGCCGCGGACGCCGACGCGCCGGCCGGTCGCCCCTACCACCCCGGCATCCCTCGCCACACCGAGCCGCACCAGACAAGGAGTCACCTGGAATGA
- a CDS encoding acyl carrier protein, with translation MTRPTCAQEEILGHIVEILAEELAVPAESVVPGAHVFDDLGLESLDLLTLIAILEERLGITVLDEEIGHMATVQGAVDVVAGKLTP, from the coding sequence ATGACCCGCCCGACCTGTGCTCAGGAGGAGATCCTGGGCCACATCGTGGAGATCCTCGCCGAGGAACTCGCCGTACCTGCCGAGAGCGTCGTACCTGGCGCACACGTCTTCGACGACCTGGGTCTCGAGTCGCTCGACCTGCTCACCCTGATCGCCATTCTGGAGGAACGGCTGGGCATCACCGTCCTGGACGAGGAGATCGGCCACATGGCGACCGTCCAGGGCGCGGTCGACGTGGTCGCCGGCAAGCTGACGCCGTGA
- a CDS encoding beta-ketoacyl-ACP synthase II has translation MTRRAVVTGIGPVTPVGTGRRDFWASLVAGRAGIGPITRFDPSVLSSRIAGQVDQASPAAVHPPARRAERFSLLAHEAARLALADARLAPADVDGDRAAVVLGSAYGGLSRVETDAVALRTRGAGAVLPHLSSSGSLSAAAALVSMAFGFTGPVECPAGACATGAQAVARGLDLIRLDAADVVVAGGTDAALSPLFMASFCAARALSRRNDDPAAASRPFDRDRDGFVFSEGAVVLVLEEYEFARARGAPVLAEVLGHGEAGDAYSPVAPHPQGAGILRAMQRAVRAAGVTPAEIGYVNAHAASTPVGDVAEVHAIRTLFGGAPPPVSSTKSMTGHLLGAAGALAAAVAVLTVATGWITPTINLESPDPRCDIDGVPHRAREKKTEVAMSNAIGLGGINCALVFGR, from the coding sequence GTGACCCGGCGGGCCGTCGTGACCGGCATCGGCCCGGTGACCCCGGTCGGTACCGGCCGTCGGGACTTCTGGGCGTCGCTCGTCGCCGGCCGGGCGGGCATCGGGCCGATCACCCGGTTCGACCCGTCGGTGCTTTCCTCCCGGATCGCCGGGCAGGTGGACCAGGCGTCACCTGCCGCCGTCCACCCGCCGGCCCGCCGAGCCGAGCGGTTCAGCCTGCTCGCCCACGAGGCGGCCCGGTTGGCGCTCGCCGACGCCCGGCTCGCCCCGGCCGACGTGGACGGCGACCGCGCCGCCGTCGTCCTCGGTAGCGCGTACGGAGGTCTGAGCCGGGTAGAGACCGATGCGGTGGCCCTGCGGACCCGTGGCGCCGGTGCCGTACTGCCCCACCTGAGCAGCTCCGGTTCCCTCAGCGCCGCCGCTGCCCTGGTGTCGATGGCGTTCGGTTTCACCGGCCCGGTCGAGTGCCCGGCCGGTGCCTGCGCCACTGGTGCCCAGGCGGTGGCACGCGGTCTCGACCTGATCCGGCTCGATGCAGCCGACGTCGTGGTGGCCGGCGGCACCGACGCCGCCCTGTCCCCGTTGTTCATGGCGTCGTTCTGCGCCGCCCGGGCGCTCTCCCGCCGCAACGACGACCCGGCGGCGGCGTCCCGGCCGTTCGACCGTGACCGGGATGGTTTCGTCTTCAGCGAAGGGGCGGTGGTCCTGGTGCTTGAGGAGTACGAGTTCGCGCGGGCCCGTGGTGCACCGGTGCTTGCCGAGGTCCTCGGCCACGGGGAGGCCGGGGACGCCTACAGCCCGGTGGCGCCCCACCCGCAGGGAGCGGGGATTCTGCGGGCCATGCAACGGGCGGTGCGGGCCGCCGGAGTCACCCCGGCCGAGATCGGCTACGTCAACGCGCACGCCGCCTCGACCCCGGTCGGGGACGTGGCCGAGGTCCACGCGATCCGGACGTTGTTCGGCGGCGCTCCGCCACCTGTCTCGTCGACCAAGTCCATGACCGGGCACCTGTTGGGGGCCGCCGGTGCGCTGGCGGCTGCGGTGGCGGTGCTCACCGTCGCCACCGGCTGGATCACCCCGACGATCAACCTTGAATCGCCCGATCCGCGCTGCGACATCGACGGTGTTCCACACCGGGCGCGTGAAAAGAAGACCGAGGTCGCGATGTCGAACGCGATCGGACTCGGCGGCATCAACTGCGCCCTGGTGTTCGGCCGGTAG
- a CDS encoding serine/threonine protein kinase — MELRLESAFVVFDAQDSGCVSYGVEAAGRRWFVKTATTEPGRRSLLRAATFHAVVRHPAIVRPEHVLDGPTLVYPWHAGKVLNHATVHGSDRSALARFQQLPLPEVDLAIDTILDAHLTVTAAGYVAVDLYDGCFLYDFRARQLRLIDLDEYRPGPFTLDTDRLPGSRRYMAPEEFVRGAVIDKRTTVYTLGRIIHHLLDSPLGWRGSRHQHQVAVRATATTPADRYPDVAALTAAWRTTRPNP, encoded by the coding sequence GTGGAACTACGCCTGGAATCCGCGTTCGTGGTCTTCGACGCCCAGGACTCCGGATGCGTCTCATACGGCGTCGAGGCGGCCGGGCGTCGCTGGTTCGTCAAGACAGCAACCACCGAGCCCGGCCGCCGTTCATTGCTGCGGGCCGCGACGTTCCACGCCGTGGTCCGGCATCCGGCCATCGTGCGCCCCGAGCACGTCCTCGACGGGCCGACGCTCGTCTACCCGTGGCATGCCGGCAAGGTGTTGAACCACGCCACCGTCCACGGCTCGGACCGCAGCGCACTGGCTCGGTTTCAGCAACTGCCGTTGCCTGAGGTCGACCTGGCCATCGACACCATCCTCGACGCTCACCTGACTGTCACCGCTGCCGGCTACGTGGCGGTCGACCTCTACGACGGCTGCTTCCTCTACGACTTCCGGGCCCGCCAGCTGCGCCTGATCGACCTCGACGAGTACCGTCCCGGCCCGTTCACCCTCGACACCGACCGCCTCCCCGGATCCCGCCGCTACATGGCCCCCGAGGAGTTCGTCCGCGGCGCGGTCATCGACAAGCGCACCACCGTCTACACCCTCGGCCGCATCATTCACCACCTTTTGGACTCCCCACTCGGCTGGCGCGGCTCCCGCCACCAACACCAGGTCGCCGTACGCGCCACCGCCACGACACCCGCCGACCGATACCCCGACGTGGCGGCACTCACCGCCGCCTGGCGTACCACCCGGCCGAACCCGTAA
- a CDS encoding response regulator transcription factor, with translation MIRVLIADDQALLRGSFRLLVDSAEDLTTVGEAGTGVQAVALTAQHRPDVVLMDVRMPEMDGIEATRQICAAPATTRTRVVILTTFDLDEYVYGALRAGASGFLLKDTPPADLLTGIRVVAAGEGLLAPTVTRRLIDEFARRPAPARPLPRRLAGVTEREREVLTLIGRGLSNAELAEHLGLSLATVKTHVGRLLTKLAVRDRAQLVIVAYETGLVGPGSLG, from the coding sequence GTGATCCGGGTGTTGATCGCTGACGACCAGGCGCTGCTGCGCGGCAGTTTCCGGCTGCTTGTCGATTCGGCCGAAGATCTCACCACGGTCGGTGAGGCGGGCACCGGCGTGCAGGCCGTCGCGCTTACCGCGCAGCACCGGCCGGACGTGGTGCTGATGGACGTGCGGATGCCGGAGATGGACGGCATCGAGGCGACCCGACAGATTTGCGCCGCCCCGGCCACAACCCGCACCCGGGTCGTCATCCTGACCACGTTCGACCTGGACGAATACGTTTACGGGGCACTGCGCGCCGGAGCCAGCGGATTCCTGCTCAAGGACACCCCGCCAGCGGACCTGCTGACCGGCATCCGGGTGGTGGCCGCCGGAGAGGGGTTGCTCGCGCCGACGGTGACCCGCCGGCTGATCGACGAGTTCGCGCGTCGGCCCGCGCCGGCCCGGCCGCTGCCGCGACGGCTGGCGGGGGTGACCGAGCGGGAACGGGAGGTGCTCACGCTCATCGGCCGCGGCCTGTCCAACGCGGAACTGGCCGAGCACCTCGGTCTCAGCCTTGCCACCGTGAAGACGCACGTCGGGCGGTTGCTGACCAAGCTGGCGGTACGGGATCGGGCGCAGCTGGTGATCGTCGCCTACGAAACCGGCCTGGTCGGGCCGGGCAGCCTGGGCTGA
- a CDS encoding sensor histidine kinase yields the protein MTALLLTRRLRPAELAIVDAVLSVAVGGLLGPYAALESPLHGGVREPLWVSVLVGMALGLPLAVRRRWPITVAVVISCVATVALITGVIPNYAAAAPGLAIGLSVYTVAVSTAMRRSLLCGAGCLALVSVALVFTESDLWSGTGAVGYAAVMIAPAWMIGWLVRERRALAARQSEHLVHQAAAEERLRVARELHDVVAHTLSLIVVKAAVANHVAEADPRQAGDALRVIERTGRTALTDIRRVLGALREDTPYAPTPGLDELPVLARQAAIGGVDIRLDVRREEPAAAVPESVGQAVYRIVQEAVTNVVKHAAPAACETTVTVTPYEVRVEVTDDGRRPVLTGGQGHGLIGMRERVALHGGEFHAGPRSGGGFAVTASLPYRVAA from the coding sequence GTGACCGCCCTTCTGCTGACTCGGCGGCTGCGGCCAGCGGAGCTGGCCATCGTGGACGCCGTGCTCTCGGTGGCGGTCGGCGGGCTGCTCGGCCCGTACGCGGCACTGGAATCGCCGCTGCATGGTGGCGTACGCGAGCCGCTCTGGGTGTCGGTGCTCGTCGGGATGGCCCTCGGGCTGCCGTTGGCTGTCCGGCGGCGGTGGCCGATCACCGTCGCGGTCGTGATCAGCTGCGTCGCCACCGTCGCCCTGATCACCGGCGTGATTCCCAACTATGCCGCCGCCGCGCCCGGGCTCGCCATCGGCCTGTCCGTCTACACGGTGGCGGTGTCGACGGCGATGCGCCGGTCACTGCTCTGCGGCGCCGGTTGTCTCGCTCTGGTGAGCGTCGCCCTGGTGTTCACCGAGAGTGATCTCTGGTCGGGGACCGGCGCGGTCGGCTACGCCGCCGTCATGATCGCGCCGGCCTGGATGATCGGCTGGTTGGTCCGCGAGCGCCGCGCCCTCGCCGCCCGTCAGAGCGAGCACCTGGTCCACCAGGCCGCCGCCGAGGAGCGGTTACGGGTGGCGCGGGAACTGCACGACGTCGTCGCGCACACGCTGAGCCTCATCGTGGTCAAAGCGGCCGTCGCCAACCACGTCGCCGAGGCCGACCCGCGTCAGGCGGGGGACGCCCTACGGGTGATCGAGCGGACTGGCCGCACCGCGCTCACCGACATCCGCCGGGTGCTCGGCGCACTGCGCGAGGACACTCCGTACGCCCCGACGCCCGGGCTGGACGAGCTGCCCGTGCTCGCCCGACAGGCGGCGATCGGCGGTGTCGACATCCGGTTGGACGTGCGGCGGGAGGAACCGGCCGCAGCGGTGCCGGAGTCGGTGGGCCAGGCGGTCTACCGGATCGTGCAGGAAGCGGTGACGAACGTGGTGAAGCACGCGGCGCCGGCCGCCTGCGAGACGACGGTGACCGTCACGCCGTACGAGGTCAGGGTCGAGGTGACCGACGATGGCCGCCGTCCGGTCCTGACCGGCGGGCAGGGGCATGGGCTGATCGGCATGCGGGAGCGGGTGGCGTTGCACGGGGGCGAGTTCCACGCCGGGCCACGCTCCGGTGGCGGCTTCGCGGTGACCGCCAGCCTGCCCTACCGGGTGGCCGCGTGA
- a CDS encoding ABC transporter ATP-binding protein, whose amino-acid sequence MTTQTVALTGLRAVYGTGARQLTALDGVTTSFASGTFTAVMGPSGSGKSTLLHCAAGLDRPVEGTVTIDGRRLDDLNEDQLTRLRRERIGFVFQAFNLVSTLTAAQNVELPLRLAGRRPPARDVAAALDAVGLADRAGHRPSELSGGEQQRVAVARALITRPAVVFADEPTGALDSAASRQVLRLLRALVDDHRQTVVMVTHDPAAAAYADRVLLLADGRVVDELTGGITAAVVAARIADRETVPAGSAVEPSC is encoded by the coding sequence ATGACTACCCAGACGGTGGCCCTGACCGGGCTGCGGGCGGTGTACGGCACCGGAGCACGGCAGTTGACGGCGCTCGACGGCGTGACGACCAGCTTCGCGAGCGGCACGTTCACGGCGGTGATGGGCCCGTCGGGCTCGGGAAAGTCCACCCTGCTGCACTGCGCGGCCGGGCTGGACCGGCCGGTCGAGGGGACCGTCACGATCGACGGCAGACGCCTCGACGACCTGAACGAGGACCAGCTGACCCGGCTGCGCCGCGAGCGGATCGGCTTCGTCTTCCAGGCGTTCAACCTGGTGTCCACGCTGACCGCGGCGCAGAACGTCGAGTTGCCGCTGCGCCTGGCAGGGCGTCGTCCCCCGGCCCGGGACGTCGCCGCCGCGCTCGACGCGGTGGGACTGGCAGACCGGGCCGGGCACCGACCGAGCGAACTGTCCGGCGGTGAGCAGCAACGCGTCGCCGTGGCCCGAGCGTTGATCACCCGCCCGGCGGTGGTCTTCGCCGACGAACCGACCGGGGCCTTGGACAGCGCGGCATCCCGGCAGGTCCTCCGGCTGCTCCGGGCACTCGTCGACGACCACCGGCAGACGGTCGTGATGGTGACCCACGATCCGGCCGCCGCCGCGTACGCCGATCGGGTCCTGCTGCTCGCCGACGGTCGCGTGGTGGACGAGCTGACCGGTGGGATCACCGCCGCGGTCGTCGCCGCGCGGATCGCCGACCGGGAGACGGTCCCGGCGGGAAGCGCCGTGGAGCCGTCGTGCTGA
- a CDS encoding FtsX-like permease family protein, translated as MLSLRRSAGAFVAVAVGVTLVTAATLLLASGRPQVPNRLAYAAVVVQSPEAGAPADTFAPTRPWSAARTAELTSRLAELPGVTAAVPDRTFYAQALVNGRPAGTGAQREEAQQGHGWSSARLGGFRLTAGEPPRQAGEVVVDRTLGLRPGGVVTLLTAAGPQPYLVTGLVDAPGVYVADEVAAALAPGVRAIGLLLASGADVEEVAETARGVVGGDGQTLTGDGRGALEPRGDARTRWIGMQVLTATAALAGFVTVFVVASTFAFTVAQRRRELGLLRAVGATGRQVRRMVHAEALVVGATAGLVGVLAGAALAPGLGRLLVDVGFEPATFHVRYEPWPVAVSFITGPVIALLAVWSASRRAARVRPLEALREAAVEQRPIGRLRIATGVLLVAAGVALSLGTATSDEARDAATFALYAVMALVAGATVLAPTAIGPLLRLLRWPVRRKGGAIGMLVRAGASTATRRTASIAAPVLLTVAFAVLISGMVRTTTAAYAAARADNVNAGWVVVPDRAPGLSDQAVAATGGTALLPTTVFEGDPDSSPENRPLTALGVDPAGFAAANRALTVVAGSLDELRGDDTVVLPASANRQPTEPYALVFADGEVVSLRVVAVVTDDSIPGDLLLPRSVVRAHDPSALTSAVYVSDRIDPPTGARIVDVSGWAAEADRAEDRLVWLTTLLLIGVSAGYGAVAVANTLLMAAAGRVADLRLIRLAGATRRQVIWLVTAESALVVLIGALLGGAVAFVGLLSIRAGLAEQAGVPVDLVLPWSVVGGVVGLCLLLAVLASALPTWRSLRHRPARSAG; from the coding sequence GTGCTGAGCCTCCGGCGGTCGGCCGGCGCGTTCGTGGCCGTCGCCGTCGGCGTCACGCTTGTCACGGCGGCTACCCTGCTGCTCGCCTCCGGCCGTCCGCAGGTGCCCAACCGGCTGGCGTACGCGGCAGTCGTGGTGCAGAGCCCCGAGGCCGGTGCGCCGGCCGACACGTTCGCGCCGACCCGGCCCTGGTCCGCCGCCAGGACTGCGGAACTCACCAGCAGGCTGGCCGAGCTGCCGGGTGTCACGGCGGCGGTGCCGGACCGCACCTTCTACGCCCAGGCGCTCGTCAACGGCCGCCCTGCGGGCACCGGTGCGCAGCGGGAGGAGGCCCAGCAGGGACACGGCTGGTCCAGCGCCCGGTTGGGTGGATTCCGTCTCACGGCCGGAGAGCCGCCCCGGCAGGCCGGCGAGGTGGTCGTCGACCGTACGCTCGGGCTGCGTCCCGGCGGGGTGGTCACCCTGCTCACGGCGGCGGGCCCGCAGCCGTACCTTGTCACCGGTCTGGTCGACGCGCCCGGCGTCTACGTCGCGGACGAGGTTGCCGCCGCGCTCGCACCCGGCGTCCGGGCCATCGGTCTGCTTCTCGCGTCGGGCGCTGACGTCGAGGAAGTCGCCGAGACAGCTCGCGGTGTCGTCGGCGGCGACGGACAGACGCTTACCGGTGACGGCCGCGGCGCGTTGGAGCCTCGGGGTGACGCCCGAACCCGCTGGATCGGCATGCAGGTACTCACCGCCACGGCGGCTCTCGCCGGCTTCGTCACGGTCTTCGTGGTCGCCTCCACCTTCGCGTTCACCGTCGCGCAGCGCCGTCGCGAGCTGGGACTGCTGCGCGCTGTCGGCGCCACCGGCCGTCAGGTCCGCCGCATGGTCCACGCCGAGGCGCTCGTCGTCGGCGCCACGGCCGGGCTGGTCGGCGTCCTGGCCGGCGCGGCGCTCGCCCCGGGCCTGGGTCGGCTGCTTGTCGACGTCGGCTTTGAGCCGGCGACCTTCCACGTCCGGTACGAACCCTGGCCGGTCGCGGTCTCCTTCATCACCGGCCCGGTGATCGCGCTGCTGGCCGTCTGGTCGGCGTCGCGCCGGGCGGCACGCGTCCGCCCGCTTGAGGCGTTGCGCGAGGCGGCGGTGGAGCAGCGGCCGATCGGACGGCTGAGGATCGCCACCGGGGTGCTCCTCGTCGCGGCTGGGGTCGCTCTCAGCCTCGGCACCGCGACGTCCGACGAGGCCCGCGACGCCGCCACGTTCGCCCTCTACGCGGTGATGGCGCTGGTGGCCGGTGCCACCGTGCTGGCTCCGACGGCCATCGGCCCGCTGCTGCGGCTGCTGCGGTGGCCGGTGCGTCGAAAGGGCGGCGCGATCGGGATGCTGGTCCGGGCCGGGGCGTCGACCGCGACCCGGCGGACGGCTTCGATCGCCGCACCGGTGCTGCTCACTGTCGCGTTCGCGGTGCTGATCTCCGGGATGGTACGCACGACCACGGCTGCCTACGCGGCGGCCCGGGCCGACAACGTAAACGCCGGCTGGGTCGTCGTACCCGACCGCGCACCGGGCCTGTCGGACCAGGCCGTCGCGGCGACCGGGGGCACCGCCCTGCTGCCGACGACGGTCTTCGAAGGCGACCCGGACTCCTCGCCGGAGAACCGGCCACTCACCGCGCTCGGCGTGGATCCGGCGGGCTTCGCCGCCGCGAACCGGGCGCTCACCGTCGTCGCCGGCTCGCTCGACGAGTTGCGCGGCGACGACACGGTGGTCCTGCCCGCCTCGGCGAACAGACAACCGACCGAACCGTACGCGCTTGTCTTCGCTGACGGTGAGGTGGTGTCGCTGCGCGTCGTCGCGGTCGTCACCGACGACTCGATCCCCGGCGACCTGCTCCTGCCCCGATCGGTGGTGCGGGCGCACGACCCCTCGGCGCTCACCTCCGCGGTGTACGTCTCCGACCGGATCGATCCGCCAACCGGAGCGCGGATCGTTGACGTATCCGGGTGGGCGGCCGAGGCGGACCGCGCCGAGGATCGCCTTGTCTGGCTCACCACGCTGCTGCTGATCGGAGTCTCGGCCGGCTACGGGGCTGTCGCGGTGGCGAACACGTTGCTGATGGCCGCCGCCGGCCGGGTGGCCGACCTGCGGCTGATCCGGCTGGCCGGTGCGACCCGCAGGCAGGTCATCTGGCTGGTCACGGCCGAGTCCGCCCTGGTCGTGCTGATCGGCGCACTGCTCGGAGGGGCTGTCGCGTTCGTCGGTCTGCTGAGTATCCGTGCCGGCCTCGCCGAGCAGGCTGGCGTACCGGTCGACCTGGTGCTGCCATGGTCCGTGGTCGGCGGGGTCGTGGGGCTCTGCCTGCTGCTGGCGGTGCTGGCCAGCGCGCTGCCCACCTGGCGGTCCCTACGCCACCGTCCCGCGCGGTCTGCGGGGTGA
- a CDS encoding ATP-binding protein — translation MTLSLPRQPSSVTRARHVLATLLSLTDAHEDIGGHLAVLMSEACANAVIHADADSDVDITISIDDDVCLLEVGNHGRTPDGAGLDADLPAPLTIGGRGLPLITALADTATFVTGPPGQVLLRITKHLADERTPPTR, via the coding sequence ATGACGCTGTCCCTCCCACGCCAACCGTCCTCGGTGACCCGTGCCCGCCATGTCCTGGCCACCCTGCTGAGCCTCACCGACGCCCACGAGGACATCGGGGGCCACCTCGCCGTGCTGATGAGCGAGGCCTGCGCCAACGCGGTGATACACGCCGACGCCGACAGCGACGTCGACATCACCATCAGCATCGACGACGACGTCTGCCTGCTCGAGGTCGGCAACCACGGCCGCACCCCCGACGGCGCTGGCCTCGACGCCGACCTGCCCGCCCCGCTCACCATCGGTGGTCGTGGACTGCCCTTGATCACCGCACTCGCCGACACGGCCACCTTCGTCACCGGGCCACCGGGCCAGGTGCTGCTACGCATCACCAAACACCTCGCCGACGAACGAACACCACCGACCCGCTGA
- a CDS encoding STAS domain-containing protein — MDLQLSVRPGRGCTVLEVHGELDMATSPQLREGLQRVADAGDRRVVVDLAGVGFMDSSGLGALVVMFKALREAGGRLCLAAVQPAVHSVLMVTSVDQVIDVYGSVQAAEADMSSRDATAS, encoded by the coding sequence GTGGATCTGCAGTTGTCGGTCCGGCCGGGCCGTGGTTGCACCGTTCTCGAGGTGCACGGTGAGCTGGACATGGCGACGTCCCCGCAGTTGCGCGAGGGTCTGCAACGGGTGGCCGACGCCGGTGACCGCCGGGTGGTGGTGGATCTGGCCGGGGTGGGATTCATGGACTCCAGCGGGCTGGGCGCGCTGGTGGTGATGTTCAAGGCGTTGCGCGAGGCCGGGGGGCGGTTGTGCCTGGCCGCGGTGCAGCCTGCCGTGCACAGCGTCCTGATGGTCACGTCGGTGGACCAGGTGATTGACGTCTATGGCAGCGTGCAGGCGGCCGAAGCGGACATGTCGTCGAGGGACGCGACAGCCAGCTAG